The following are encoded in a window of Lates calcarifer isolate ASB-BC8 linkage group LG20, TLL_Latcal_v3, whole genome shotgun sequence genomic DNA:
- the adora2b gene encoding adenosine receptor A2b, translating into MKTLYIVIEVVIAVLSISGNVLVCWAVAINTTLKNATNYFLVSLAVADILVGCLAIPFAITISIGIHLDFYGCLFLACFVLVLTQSSIFSLLAIAIDRYLAVKIPLRYKELMTGKTAREIIAILWILSFVIGLIPFFGWNLKYAKCLNNSSRTDNTTDADQQGLSGRGDSLLSCKLKCFFESVVDMHYMVYFNFFVCVLLPLLIMLGIYLKIFTVARKQLRQIELKCVGNGDSHHHGLLQKEIRAAKSLSIIVGLFALCWLPVHILNCLTLFYGQLKKPDVVMYVAIILSHANSAVNPIIYAYRIQDFRNTFRKILAQHFLCRKEELYLSSNGSRRNRDQIHMTIDPLL; encoded by the exons ATGAAGACGTTATACATAGTGATTGAAGTAGTAATTGCTGTTCTCTCCATATCCGGCAACGTACTGGTTTGCTGGGCTGTCGCCATCAACACCACTTTGAAGAACGCTACCAACTATTTTCTGGTgtctctggctgtggctgatATTCTGGTCGGTTGCCTCGCGATCCCCTTCGCAATAACCATCAGCATCGGCATACACCTGGACTTCTATGGATGCCTCTTCCTGGCCTGTTTTGTCTTGGTACTGACACAGAGCTCCATCTTCAGTCTTCTTGCCATTGCTATTGACAGATATCTGGCCGTCAAAATTCCTCTAAG GTACAAGGAGTTAATGACAGGAAAGACTGCCAGAGAGATCATTGCTATCTTATGGATCCTCTCCTTTGTCATTGGCCTCATCCCGTTCTTTGGCTGGAACCTGAAGTATGCCAAATGTCTGAACAACAGCTCCAGGACGGACAACACTACAGATGCTGACCAGCAGGGGCTGAGTGGCAGAGGAGACTCACTGTTGAGTTGTAAGCTCAAGTGCTTCTTTGAGAGTGTAGTGGACATGCACTACATGGTCTACTTtaatttctttgtctgtgtgctgctgccactgctcaTCATGCTGGGCATCTACCTGAAGATCTTCACTGTGGCCAGGAAGCAGCTGAGACAGATCGAGCTCAAGTGCGTGGGCAACGGGGACAGCCATCACCACGGGCTGCTGCAGAAGGAGATCCGGGCCGCCAAATCCCTCTCCATTATTGTGGGACTATTCGCCCTCTGCTGGCTGCCCGTCCACATCCTCAACTGCCTCACGCTGTTCTACGGGCAGCTGAAGAAGCCGGACGTTGTCATGTACGTGGCCATCATTCTGTCGCACGCCAACTCTGCGGTCAACCCCATCATCTACGCTTACCGCATCCAGGACTTCAGGAACACCTTCCGCAAGATCCTGGCCCAACACTTCTTGTGCCGTAAAGAGGAGCTGTACCTCAGCTCCAACGGCAGCAGACGCAACAGAGACCAAATCCACATGACCATTGACCCTCTGCTATAG
- the zswim7 gene encoding zinc finger SWIM domain-containing protein 7 has product MPSLLPAVAEQLFRDIQKIYQETSQIPDDLLIALKFVFGPCALQALDLVDQHSVTCLSSPSGRKAFQVMGGSGRLYTCFLSCHYCPCPAFAYTVLRRNEGLLCKHILAAYLCQAMGVTQQESVSDQQMSMLLSGTTAP; this is encoded by the exons ATGCCTTCACTATTACCTGCAGTGGCTGAACAACTTTTTCGAGACATCCAGAAAATATACCAGGAAACGTCTCAAA tcCCTGATGACCTGCTTATTGC TCTGAAGTTTGTCTTCGGGCCTTGTGCGCTACAAGCTTTGGACCTGGTCGATCAACATTCAGTCACCTGTCTGTCATCTCCCAGTGGGCGCAAGGCCTTCCAG GTGATGGGAGGCTCAGGACGTTTGTACACCTGTTTTTTGTCCTGTCACTATTGCCCGTGCCCCGCCTTCGCCTACACCGTGCTTCGCAGAAATGAGGGCTTGCTG TGTAAACACATCCTGGCTGCCTACCTTTGTCAGGCCATGGGCGTGACTCAGCAGGAGAGTGTTTCTGATCAGCAGATGTCCATGCTGCTCAGTGGGACCACAGCCCCCTGA